In the genome of Magnolia sinica isolate HGM2019 chromosome 2, MsV1, whole genome shotgun sequence, one region contains:
- the LOC131236572 gene encoding phosphatidylinositol-3-phosphatase SAC1 isoform X2: MQSLQQNVLAMGEETMLYENMFVWNAYLTQAIRSRCNNTLWTIALVHGHFKQVRLSIFGREFSVSLVSRRSRHFAGTRYLKRGVNDRGRVANDVETEQIILDEETGSCKGKMSSIVQMRGSIPLFWSQEASRLSPKPDIILQRYDPTYQATKLHFEDLSRRYGNPIIVLNLIKTVEKRPREMMLRREFASAVGYLNQILCEECHLKFIHWDFHKFAKSKSANVLGVLGGVASEALDLTGFYYSGKPAIVKKRATPLSRTSTGRDASLGDLRANSGDLARIGSTNEPVNPITRDRESELSQQPTKDSDSGTAPRYQSGVLRTNCIDCLDRTNVAQYAYGLAALGRQLHAMGLTDVPKVDPDSSIAAALMDMYQSMGDALAQQYGGSAAHNTVFPERQGKWKATTQSREFLKSIKRYYSNAYTDGEKQDAINLFLGYFQPQEGKPALWELDSDYYLHVSGIGDEPVPDRISSVDAIPVVGTRPTLAPVPACREDFSRMKLTSFDKLIERTCSSIKNVRLCSEPNVKAGGGAGNSGMAPDAAEIQLKSPNWLFGQRKYEESGTAPKVASQENARGGCQYETSNYGYYDLNLLSPIGDICEEAVFRRYLSMASDNETNDWYGGTLLYDQDKSSECYQHYAKLCQGPAMEPFKHDPEKEKHYSDALCMGLDGADDALIEAEMEAALKEYDQIGADLGIVPTCKSLAGDPSRLTRWIIGEEKMQGRA, from the exons ATGCAAAGTTTACAACAAAATGTATTGGCAATGGGCGAGGAAACGATGTTGTATGAAAACatgtttgtttggaatgcttatCTTACACAAGCAATTCGATCGAGGTGCAATAATACACTCTGGACAATTGCCTTGGTTCATGGGCATTTTAAGCAG GTCAGGTTATCGATCTTTGGGCGGGAATTTAGTGTTTCTCTTGTTTCTAGACGTTCTCGGCATTTTGCAGGAACACG TTATTTGAAAAGGGGTGTGAATGACCGGGGcagagttgcaaatgatgttgaGACAGAACAAATAATCCTTGATGAAGAAACTGGGTCATGCAAGGGGAAAATGAGTTCGATTGTGCAGATGCGGGGTTCAATTCCCCTTTTCTGGTCCCAAGAAGCCTCTAGATTGAGTCCTAAACCTGATATAATCT TGCAGAGATACGATCCCACCTATCAGGCAACTAAGTTGCATTTTGAAGACCTGTCTAGGAGATATGGCAATCCAATTATTGTACTTAATCTAATTAAG ACTGTTGAGAAAAGGCCTCGTGAAATGATGCTACGTCGTGAATTTGCGAGTGCAGTTGGGTATCTGAACCAGATTCTCTGTGAAGAATGCCATCTGAAGTTTATTCACTGGGATTTTCATAAGTTTGCAAAGAG CAAGTCTGCCAATGTTTTGGGAGTTTTGGGTGGGGTAGCCAGTGAAGCACTCGATTTGACTGGTTTCTACTATAGTGGAAAGCCTGCTATTGTTAAAAAGAGAGCAACTCCACTCAGTCGAACAAGCACTGGAAG GGATGCTTCTCTAGGAGATCTTAGAGCTAATTCTGGTGATCTTGCTAGAATTGGGAGCACCAATGAACCTGTGAACCCTATTACTCGAGATAGAGAGTCTGAGCTCAGTCAACAACCTACAAAGGATAGTGATAGTGGTACAGCTCCTCGTTATCAAAGTGGAGTTCTGCGGACTAACTGTATTGACTGCTTAGATCGTACAAATGTTGCCCAGTATGCGTATGGCCTAGCTGCTTTAGGGCGCCAACTCCATGCAATGGGTTTGACAGATGTTCCCAAAGTGGACCCAGATAGTAGCATTGCTGCAGCTCTCATGGATATGTACCAAAGTATGGGGGATGCGCTTGCTCAGCAATATGGAGGCTCTGCAGCTCACAACACT GTTTTCCCAGAGAGGCAAGGGAAGTGGAAAGCCACTACCCAATCTCGTGAGTTTCTAAAGTCCATCAAACGTTACTACAGCAATGCTTACACAGATGGTGAAAAGCAAGATGCAATAAATTT GTTCTTGGGTTACTTTCAACCACAAGAAGGAAAACCTGCGCTTTGGGAGTTGGACTCAGATTATTATCTTCATGTTTCTGGGATTGGAGATGAGCCAGTTCCTGACAGAAT TTCATCAGTCGATGCTATTCCTGTGGTTGGAACCAGACCGACCCTTGCACCTGTTCCAGCTTGCAGAGAAGACTTCTCCCGGATGAAATTGACATCATTTGATAAACTAATAGAGAGAACATGTAGTTCAATAAAGAATGTAAGGCTTTGCAGTGAGCCTAATGTCAAAGCAGGCGGTGGTGCAGGAAATTCTGGAATGGCACCTGATGCAGC TGAAATACAACTCAAAAGCCCCAACTGGCTCTTCGGCCAAAGAAAGTATGAAGAAAGTGGTACTGCCCCAAAAGTTGCTTCACAAGAAAATGCAAGGGGAGGGTGTCAATATGAGACGAGCAACTATGGTTACTATGACCTAAATTTGCTCTCTCCCATAGGTGATATCTGTGAGGAAGCTGTCTTCCGAAG GTATCTCTCAATGGCCTCAGACAATGAAACCAATGATTGGTATGGTGGAACGCTACTGTATGATCAAGACAAAAGCAGTGAATGCTACCAGCATTATGCTAAATTGTGTCAG GGCCCTGCCATGGAACCCTTCAAACATGATCCCGAGAAAGAGAAACATTACTCTGATGCGTTGTGCATGGGGCTAGATGGTGCGGATGATGCGCTCATTGAGGCAGAAATGGAAGCTGCACTTAAAGAGTATGATCAAATTGGTGCAGACCTTGGCATCGTCCCCACCTGTAAATCCCTTGCTGGGGATCCAAGCAGATTGACTAGATGGATAATTGGAGAAGAGAAGATGCAAGGGAGGGCTTAG
- the LOC131236572 gene encoding phosphatidylinositol-3-phosphatase SAC1 isoform X1, with product MAKPDNQKLNPSTLPHKPATRIHSSNDQDLDPISCSLEKFKLYETRQRFYLIGSDRRRRCFRVLKIDRSEPSELNISEDPVVYTQQEVKNLLQRISEGNRSTGGLTFVVKVYGIAGCIKFLESYYLILVTKRRQIGCICGHAIYSIDESQLITVPHSSIQTDIAHSKTELRYKKLLSSVDLTKDFFYSYTYPIMQSLQQNVLAMGEETMLYENMFVWNAYLTQAIRSRCNNTLWTIALVHGHFKQVRLSIFGREFSVSLVSRRSRHFAGTRYLKRGVNDRGRVANDVETEQIILDEETGSCKGKMSSIVQMRGSIPLFWSQEASRLSPKPDIILQRYDPTYQATKLHFEDLSRRYGNPIIVLNLIKTVEKRPREMMLRREFASAVGYLNQILCEECHLKFIHWDFHKFAKSKSANVLGVLGGVASEALDLTGFYYSGKPAIVKKRATPLSRTSTGRDASLGDLRANSGDLARIGSTNEPVNPITRDRESELSQQPTKDSDSGTAPRYQSGVLRTNCIDCLDRTNVAQYAYGLAALGRQLHAMGLTDVPKVDPDSSIAAALMDMYQSMGDALAQQYGGSAAHNTVFPERQGKWKATTQSREFLKSIKRYYSNAYTDGEKQDAINLFLGYFQPQEGKPALWELDSDYYLHVSGIGDEPVPDRISSVDAIPVVGTRPTLAPVPACREDFSRMKLTSFDKLIERTCSSIKNVRLCSEPNVKAGGGAGNSGMAPDAAEIQLKSPNWLFGQRKYEESGTAPKVASQENARGGCQYETSNYGYYDLNLLSPIGDICEEAVFRRYLSMASDNETNDWYGGTLLYDQDKSSECYQHYAKLCQGPAMEPFKHDPEKEKHYSDALCMGLDGADDALIEAEMEAALKEYDQIGADLGIVPTCKSLAGDPSRLTRWIIGEEKMQGRA from the exons ATGGCAAAACCCGATAATCAGAAGCTGAATCCATCGACCCTCCCTCACAAGCCTGCAACTCGAATTCATTCTTCAAACGACCAGGATCTTGATCCAATCTCGTGTTCTCTCGAGAAATTCAAGCTCTACGAAACCCGGCAA AGATTCTACCTCATCGGGAGCGACCGCAGGAGGCGATGCTTCCGAGTGCTGAAGATCGACCGCTCCGAGCCATCAGAACTCAACATCAGCGAGGATCCGGTCGTCTACACGCAGCAAGAAGTTAAGAACTTGCTCCAACGGATCAGTGAAGGGAACCGCTCCACCGGTGGTCTCACATTTGTTGTGAAGGTCTACGGTATTGCAG gttgcATTAAGTTTCTAGAATCGTACTATCTCATCCTTGTTACAAAGCGTCGACAAATAGGGTGTATATGTGGTCACGCGATTTATAGCATCGATGAGAGCCAATTAATCACCGTCCCTCATTCATCGATACAGACTGACATTGCCCATTCCAAGACTGAGCTAAG GTACAAGAAGCTCTTATCCAGTGTGGATCTGACAAAAGATTTCTTTTATAGCTACACTTACCCAATCATGCAAAGTTTACAACAAAATGTATTGGCAATGGGCGAGGAAACGATGTTGTATGAAAACatgtttgtttggaatgcttatCTTACACAAGCAATTCGATCGAGGTGCAATAATACACTCTGGACAATTGCCTTGGTTCATGGGCATTTTAAGCAG GTCAGGTTATCGATCTTTGGGCGGGAATTTAGTGTTTCTCTTGTTTCTAGACGTTCTCGGCATTTTGCAGGAACACG TTATTTGAAAAGGGGTGTGAATGACCGGGGcagagttgcaaatgatgttgaGACAGAACAAATAATCCTTGATGAAGAAACTGGGTCATGCAAGGGGAAAATGAGTTCGATTGTGCAGATGCGGGGTTCAATTCCCCTTTTCTGGTCCCAAGAAGCCTCTAGATTGAGTCCTAAACCTGATATAATCT TGCAGAGATACGATCCCACCTATCAGGCAACTAAGTTGCATTTTGAAGACCTGTCTAGGAGATATGGCAATCCAATTATTGTACTTAATCTAATTAAG ACTGTTGAGAAAAGGCCTCGTGAAATGATGCTACGTCGTGAATTTGCGAGTGCAGTTGGGTATCTGAACCAGATTCTCTGTGAAGAATGCCATCTGAAGTTTATTCACTGGGATTTTCATAAGTTTGCAAAGAG CAAGTCTGCCAATGTTTTGGGAGTTTTGGGTGGGGTAGCCAGTGAAGCACTCGATTTGACTGGTTTCTACTATAGTGGAAAGCCTGCTATTGTTAAAAAGAGAGCAACTCCACTCAGTCGAACAAGCACTGGAAG GGATGCTTCTCTAGGAGATCTTAGAGCTAATTCTGGTGATCTTGCTAGAATTGGGAGCACCAATGAACCTGTGAACCCTATTACTCGAGATAGAGAGTCTGAGCTCAGTCAACAACCTACAAAGGATAGTGATAGTGGTACAGCTCCTCGTTATCAAAGTGGAGTTCTGCGGACTAACTGTATTGACTGCTTAGATCGTACAAATGTTGCCCAGTATGCGTATGGCCTAGCTGCTTTAGGGCGCCAACTCCATGCAATGGGTTTGACAGATGTTCCCAAAGTGGACCCAGATAGTAGCATTGCTGCAGCTCTCATGGATATGTACCAAAGTATGGGGGATGCGCTTGCTCAGCAATATGGAGGCTCTGCAGCTCACAACACT GTTTTCCCAGAGAGGCAAGGGAAGTGGAAAGCCACTACCCAATCTCGTGAGTTTCTAAAGTCCATCAAACGTTACTACAGCAATGCTTACACAGATGGTGAAAAGCAAGATGCAATAAATTT GTTCTTGGGTTACTTTCAACCACAAGAAGGAAAACCTGCGCTTTGGGAGTTGGACTCAGATTATTATCTTCATGTTTCTGGGATTGGAGATGAGCCAGTTCCTGACAGAAT TTCATCAGTCGATGCTATTCCTGTGGTTGGAACCAGACCGACCCTTGCACCTGTTCCAGCTTGCAGAGAAGACTTCTCCCGGATGAAATTGACATCATTTGATAAACTAATAGAGAGAACATGTAGTTCAATAAAGAATGTAAGGCTTTGCAGTGAGCCTAATGTCAAAGCAGGCGGTGGTGCAGGAAATTCTGGAATGGCACCTGATGCAGC TGAAATACAACTCAAAAGCCCCAACTGGCTCTTCGGCCAAAGAAAGTATGAAGAAAGTGGTACTGCCCCAAAAGTTGCTTCACAAGAAAATGCAAGGGGAGGGTGTCAATATGAGACGAGCAACTATGGTTACTATGACCTAAATTTGCTCTCTCCCATAGGTGATATCTGTGAGGAAGCTGTCTTCCGAAG GTATCTCTCAATGGCCTCAGACAATGAAACCAATGATTGGTATGGTGGAACGCTACTGTATGATCAAGACAAAAGCAGTGAATGCTACCAGCATTATGCTAAATTGTGTCAG GGCCCTGCCATGGAACCCTTCAAACATGATCCCGAGAAAGAGAAACATTACTCTGATGCGTTGTGCATGGGGCTAGATGGTGCGGATGATGCGCTCATTGAGGCAGAAATGGAAGCTGCACTTAAAGAGTATGATCAAATTGGTGCAGACCTTGGCATCGTCCCCACCTGTAAATCCCTTGCTGGGGATCCAAGCAGATTGACTAGATGGATAATTGGAGAAGAGAAGATGCAAGGGAGGGCTTAG